A genomic window from Ideonella sp. WA131b includes:
- a CDS encoding type II toxin-antitoxin system Phd/YefM family antitoxin yields the protein MQTWPIQDAKARFSEFLETCLAEGPQMVTKRGAEVAVLVPVDEWRRLQAAARPSLKQLLLSEQGRGDLVVPARGAARRHALSSMLAVQGLFPGAGPTRSERNGIPLLLGRRPAVPVTMELVNRLRDEQP from the coding sequence ATGCAGACGTGGCCTATCCAAGACGCCAAGGCGCGGTTCAGCGAGTTCCTTGAGACTTGCCTTGCCGAAGGCCCGCAGATGGTGACGAAGCGGGGAGCTGAGGTTGCGGTTCTCGTTCCGGTGGACGAGTGGCGCCGACTCCAGGCTGCGGCGCGGCCGAGCCTCAAGCAACTGCTGCTCTCCGAGCAAGGACGTGGCGACCTGGTGGTTCCAGCTCGAGGTGCCGCGCGTCGACACGCGCTCAGCTCGATGCTGGCTGTGCAAGGCCTCTTTCCAGGCGCAGGCCCCACCCGGTCAGAGAGAAACGGCATCCCGCTGTTGCTTGGCCGCCGGCCTGCGGTGCCCGTGACCATGGAGTTGGTCAACCGACTCCGCGACGAGCAGCCATGA